One Acetobacterium sp. KB-1 DNA segment encodes these proteins:
- the pth gene encoding aminoacyl-tRNA hydrolase has protein sequence MHLIVGLGNIGKEYQGTRHNIGFETLDYLSDKKGITITKKEQSGVTGVYREAGQKIMLAKPTTYMNNSGQCVAGLMNFYDIPLENLLVIYDDIDLATGDVRIRQHGSAGTHNGMRSIISHLGNPEFSRIRIGIGRPRPGSELVHYVLGRFPKSEFPAIENAIMEAAKGVDIFVKDGIDLAMNRINVRKKIEKTAEKKTEEIQEKQE, from the coding sequence ATGCATCTGATTGTGGGATTGGGGAACATTGGTAAAGAATACCAGGGAACCCGACATAATATCGGTTTTGAAACCCTTGATTATCTCAGTGATAAAAAGGGTATCACGATCACCAAAAAAGAACAGAGCGGAGTAACCGGTGTTTATCGTGAAGCGGGGCAGAAGATTATGCTGGCCAAGCCGACCACCTATATGAACAATAGTGGTCAGTGTGTGGCCGGGCTGATGAATTTTTATGATATCCCCCTCGAGAACCTATTGGTGATCTATGATGATATCGACCTCGCCACGGGTGACGTGCGGATTCGGCAGCACGGCAGCGCCGGGACTCATAACGGCATGCGCTCGATTATTTCGCATTTGGGGAATCCCGAATTTTCACGAATTCGGATCGGCATTGGTCGACCCCGGCCAGGTTCTGAATTGGTTCACTATGTTCTGGGACGTTTTCCCAAAAGTGAATTTCCGGCCATTGAGAATGCCATAATGGAAGCCGCAAAAGGGGTGGATATTTTTGTCAAGGATGGCATTGATTTAGCGATGAACCGGATCAATGTGCGCAAAAAGATAGAAAAAACCGCAGAAAAAAAGACTGAAGAAATTCAGGAGAAACAAGAATAA
- a CDS encoding peptidyl-prolyl cis-trans isomerase, with product MKKSRMMALMLTGVICVSLFAGGCSLVKVNPEQDKKVEIAVIDGTPLLKENFNNYMAYYKMYFDASGMTFPTETELTELKKDILDDLVRVETLTAKAKKDGVTVDETGISDNATSMLESLKTTLGEEKYASILETYNTDSASFEAFLNKFLLNYSYANTMETNYNNTLKADPGKELDTVVGTVGGDEVKKDVYNYRLANEELLTYYQTQKALATDDKTMKTTNETIFNTIAEQKALAQYAEEKKLTADQTNIDSYVTTQEAFVNYLLPGDEALQQFLDTKFLTIAQFKAFMKQDATASAISKAVQSDLETAVKVTDGEIKKYYDENKASYDTSTVSAKHILATEQALADQVYAEAKNAKTVEEFDAIMTKYQDTDGIKEAADLGAFTKSTMVTEFSDAAFGMDVNTVSEPVKTDYGYHVIYLYDKKAGETPSLDDKKEEITTTLKSEKVTEEFDKLKVKLVNKQKIKINDIITPAAAYLEELKTELNVKVYQNKI from the coding sequence ATGAAGAAATCTCGTATGATGGCACTGATGCTGACAGGTGTGATTTGTGTCAGTCTTTTCGCCGGAGGTTGCAGTTTGGTTAAGGTAAATCCGGAACAGGATAAGAAGGTGGAAATCGCAGTCATTGATGGAACCCCTTTGTTAAAAGAAAATTTTAATAATTACATGGCCTATTATAAAATGTATTTTGATGCCAGCGGCATGACCTTTCCCACCGAAACGGAGCTCACCGAGCTGAAAAAGGACATTCTGGATGATCTGGTTCGGGTTGAAACCCTCACCGCCAAAGCGAAAAAAGATGGGGTTACGGTCGATGAAACCGGTATTTCAGACAATGCCACCAGCATGTTGGAATCATTAAAAACAACCTTGGGCGAAGAAAAATACGCATCAATTTTAGAAACATATAATACTGATTCGGCATCATTTGAGGCATTTTTAAATAAATTTCTGCTGAATTACAGCTATGCCAACACCATGGAAACGAACTATAATAATACCTTAAAAGCTGATCCCGGCAAAGAATTAGATACGGTTGTAGGAACCGTTGGTGGAGATGAGGTAAAAAAAGATGTTTATAATTATCGTCTGGCCAATGAGGAGTTATTGACCTATTACCAGACCCAAAAGGCATTGGCTACCGATGATAAAACCATGAAAACGACCAATGAAACCATCTTTAATACCATTGCAGAACAAAAAGCCCTGGCTCAGTATGCAGAAGAAAAGAAATTGACAGCCGATCAGACAAACATCGACAGTTATGTTACTACCCAGGAAGCATTTGTCAATTATCTGTTACCAGGAGACGAGGCTTTGCAACAGTTTTTAGACACCAAGTTCTTAACCATTGCCCAGTTTAAAGCGTTTATGAAACAGGATGCCACCGCATCGGCGATTTCCAAAGCGGTTCAGAGCGATTTAGAAACAGCGGTTAAGGTTACTGATGGCGAGATCAAAAAATATTACGATGAAAATAAAGCGTCCTATGATACCAGCACCGTTTCAGCCAAACATATTTTAGCGACGGAGCAGGCCTTGGCCGATCAGGTTTATGCCGAAGCCAAAAATGCCAAAACAGTGGAAGAATTTGATGCAATTATGACAAAATATCAGGATACCGATGGTATTAAAGAAGCAGCCGACCTCGGTGCTTTCACCAAATCCACGATGGTAACTGAATTTTCAGATGCCGCTTTTGGGATGGATGTGAACACCGTCAGCGAACCGGTCAAAACCGACTATGGTTACCACGTGATCTATCTTTATGATAAAAAAGCCGGTGAAACACCAAGTCTAGACGATAAAAAAGAAGAAATTACGACAACGTTAAAAAGTGAAAAAGTTACCGAAGAGTTTGACAAGCTTAAAGTAAAACTGGTAAATAAACAAAAAATTAAAATTAACGACATCATTACTCCGGCAGCCGCTTATCTGGAAGAGCTGAAAACCGAATTGAACGTTAAAGTTTACCAAAATAAAATCTAA
- the mfd gene encoding transcription-repair coupling factor translates to MKEEIMELLYQNLLKAESIQTIMNNLAPGEIINLANVNNSFKEVLTGLILRQQRRRMLFVTATDYQAQKTAENLAKILGKQVLYFPAEPIHDYFADVHSQEINHQRLVVFEKLLSNQRFVVVMGAEALLKKQMPREKFQGLGFSLAVEDSWDPIVLTERLFYLGYEPVSQVEARGQFAHRGGIIDVFLTTGEEAYRIEFFGDTIESLRTFDPQTQLSTDSIEQVSILPGREIVLDEAERAKAIKQMVKNYGSVPGYQTLIERISEDPGGHDEILFSFIKSEGMLLDYLGDALIIWDEPPRIKESQAVFVNKLHSDFQTLADEWLMFPEEKNKFYSFSKIEKALEAQTQIRLHLFSSRGKKGLTLDLGVKENDSFLGQIPLFIEFVQKQLKNDATIHVRARDEAGYEKLKSILTDADIHRFTNAAQPGVQLVTGEISGGFELTGEKLICINQSEIIKESTRGKKRRRQKGRKIDSFTQLNQGDFVVHDTHGIGVYRGIEQLKIDETIKDLLVIEYANDAKFYCPVDQMDAIQVYVGTGEKKPKINQLGTNEWSKSKSRVKAAVEEMADELIALYAKRQNLKGYAFGLDSSWQQEFEDSFPYEETNDQLQAVDEIKEDMESTRPMDRLLCGDVGYGKTEVALRAVFKAVMEGKQVAFLVPTTILAQQHYQTALDRFKKYPVSIGLLSRFRSKTDQDKTLKELAAGQVDLIIGTHRLLSKDVKFKDLGLLVVDEEQRFGVGHKERIKQLKENVDVLTLSATPIPRTLHMSMIGVRDMSVIDEPPAGRRPVLTYVMEYNEAIVKDAILRELARQGQVYFVHNRIHDIFEVARKIQKLVPEARIVVAHGRMTGQELEDIMVDFLEREYDVLVTTTIIESGLDIKNANTLIIDNGDYMGLSQLYQLRGRVGRSDVQGYTYVTHRPKVLSEISQKRLKAIKDFTAFGSGFKIALRDLEIRGAGNILGAAQSGNLATIGYELYCRILDQAIHERLGKELDFSASELLINLNVSSYIPENYIADEELKYDIYKKLSYVKSRADYDELEDELLDRFGEIPDGVYNLMALAMIKHLGRSLGMTEIRERGNSVLFTFDKSKEIPIPAPERMQTLFNTYNIKFNAGKEDQIRWRIVLKHEQDQVYLKALGEFLSQLVSPKN, encoded by the coding sequence ATGAAAGAAGAAATCATGGAATTACTTTATCAAAACCTTTTGAAGGCCGAATCGATCCAAACGATAATGAACAACCTGGCCCCGGGAGAAATAATCAATCTCGCCAATGTCAATAACAGCTTTAAAGAAGTGCTTACCGGACTGATCTTAAGGCAACAGCGAAGGCGGATGCTTTTTGTCACAGCAACCGATTATCAGGCCCAGAAAACGGCCGAAAATCTGGCGAAAATTCTAGGAAAGCAAGTGCTTTATTTCCCGGCCGAGCCGATTCATGACTATTTTGCTGATGTACACAGCCAGGAAATCAATCATCAACGGTTGGTTGTGTTTGAAAAACTATTATCAAATCAGCGTTTTGTGGTAGTGATGGGGGCAGAAGCCCTGTTAAAGAAACAAATGCCCAGAGAAAAATTTCAAGGCCTTGGCTTTTCCCTGGCCGTGGAGGACAGTTGGGATCCCATCGTTCTGACTGAACGCCTTTTCTATCTGGGGTATGAACCCGTTTCGCAGGTGGAAGCCAGGGGTCAATTTGCCCACCGGGGCGGAATCATCGATGTTTTTTTAACTACTGGTGAGGAAGCCTATCGGATTGAATTCTTTGGCGATACCATCGAATCCCTGCGTACCTTTGATCCCCAAACCCAGTTATCAACCGATTCGATCGAGCAGGTTAGTATTCTGCCTGGTCGGGAAATTGTTTTAGATGAAGCCGAACGGGCTAAAGCAATCAAACAAATGGTCAAAAATTATGGCAGTGTCCCGGGTTATCAGACGTTGATCGAACGGATTAGCGAAGATCCCGGGGGCCATGATGAGATCCTGTTTTCCTTTATCAAGTCTGAGGGAATGCTACTCGATTATCTGGGAGATGCTTTGATTATTTGGGATGAACCGCCTCGAATCAAAGAATCCCAGGCCGTTTTTGTCAATAAACTACACAGTGATTTTCAGACCCTGGCAGATGAATGGCTCATGTTTCCCGAAGAAAAAAACAAATTCTATTCCTTTTCAAAAATTGAAAAGGCCCTGGAAGCGCAAACCCAGATAAGACTCCATCTTTTTTCATCGCGCGGCAAAAAAGGGCTCACGCTGGATTTGGGGGTCAAGGAAAACGATTCGTTTTTAGGCCAGATCCCTCTATTTATTGAATTTGTTCAAAAACAGCTAAAAAATGATGCCACCATCCATGTGCGGGCCCGGGATGAAGCGGGGTACGAAAAGCTCAAGAGTATTTTAACCGATGCGGATATTCACCGCTTTACCAATGCGGCGCAACCAGGTGTTCAACTGGTCACCGGCGAAATCAGCGGCGGCTTTGAATTGACTGGTGAAAAGCTCATTTGCATCAATCAAAGTGAAATTATTAAAGAATCCACCCGGGGGAAAAAACGCCGGCGCCAAAAAGGACGAAAGATCGATTCCTTTACCCAATTGAACCAGGGCGACTTTGTGGTCCATGATACTCACGGTATCGGGGTCTATCGGGGCATTGAACAATTAAAAATTGATGAGACCATTAAAGATTTGCTGGTCATCGAATATGCCAACGATGCCAAGTTCTATTGTCCGGTGGACCAGATGGATGCCATCCAGGTTTACGTGGGAACCGGGGAGAAAAAGCCCAAAATTAACCAGTTGGGTACCAATGAATGGAGTAAATCCAAATCCCGGGTCAAAGCCGCCGTTGAAGAAATGGCCGATGAACTGATCGCCCTTTATGCTAAACGGCAAAATTTAAAAGGCTATGCCTTTGGTCTCGATTCAAGCTGGCAGCAGGAGTTTGAGGACTCTTTTCCCTATGAGGAAACGAATGACCAGCTTCAGGCTGTGGACGAGATCAAAGAAGATATGGAATCAACCCGACCGATGGATCGGCTGCTCTGTGGTGATGTCGGGTACGGCAAAACCGAGGTCGCTCTACGCGCCGTCTTTAAAGCGGTGATGGAGGGCAAACAGGTGGCTTTTCTGGTACCGACCACCATTTTAGCTCAACAGCATTATCAGACCGCCCTGGACCGGTTTAAAAAATACCCGGTTAGCATTGGTCTGCTTAGTCGGTTCCGGTCAAAAACCGACCAGGATAAAACCTTAAAAGAACTGGCCGCCGGCCAGGTGGATCTGATTATTGGCACCCATCGGCTGTTATCAAAAGATGTTAAGTTCAAGGATCTGGGGCTGCTGGTGGTGGATGAGGAACAACGGTTTGGAGTGGGGCATAAGGAACGGATCAAACAGCTCAAAGAAAATGTCGATGTCTTAACCCTTAGTGCCACCCCGATTCCTCGAACCCTGCATATGTCAATGATCGGGGTTCGGGATATGAGTGTTATCGACGAGCCGCCGGCCGGTCGTCGGCCGGTACTGACTTACGTGATGGAGTACAATGAAGCCATCGTCAAAGATGCCATTTTGCGGGAACTGGCCAGACAGGGACAGGTCTATTTTGTTCACAACCGGATCCATGATATTTTTGAAGTTGCCCGCAAAATCCAGAAGCTGGTTCCCGAAGCCCGGATTGTGGTGGCCCATGGCCGGATGACCGGTCAGGAACTGGAAGACATCATGGTCGATTTTTTAGAACGGGAGTATGATGTGCTGGTGACCACCACCATCATTGAATCCGGACTGGATATTAAAAATGCCAACACCCTGATCATCGATAATGGCGACTATATGGGTCTGTCGCAATTGTATCAGCTCCGCGGCCGGGTGGGACGATCCGATGTCCAGGGTTATACTTATGTGACCCATCGGCCCAAGGTGCTCTCGGAAATTTCGCAAAAGCGTTTAAAAGCCATCAAAGATTTTACAGCCTTTGGTTCGGGCTTTAAAATTGCTCTGCGGGATCTGGAAATCAGGGGTGCCGGAAATATTCTGGGAGCGGCTCAGTCTGGCAATTTGGCCACCATCGGTTATGAACTGTATTGCCGGATTCTGGATCAGGCGATCCATGAGCGGCTGGGCAAAGAATTGGATTTCTCGGCCAGCGAGCTGTTAATTAACCTCAATGTCAGCAGTTATATTCCCGAAAATTATATTGCCGATGAAGAACTCAAATACGATATCTACAAAAAGCTCTCCTATGTGAAGTCGCGGGCGGATTACGACGAGCTGGAGGATGAGCTGTTAGATCGTTTTGGAGAAATTCCCGATGGGGTTTATAATCTGATGGCTCTGGCGATGATTAAGCACTTGGGCAGATCCCTGGGCATGACTGAAATAAGAGAACGCGGCAACAGTGTTTTATTCACCTTTGACAAGTCAAAGGAAATTCCCATTCCCGCTCCGGAACGGATGCAGACGCTGTTTAACACCTACAATATTAAGTTCAATGCTGGAAAAGAGGATCAGATTCGTTGGCGGATCGTTTTAAAACATGAACAGGATCAAGTCTATCTTAAAGCTTTAGGCGAATTTCTATCACAGTTGGTTTCACCAAAGAATTAA
- a CDS encoding ribose-phosphate pyrophosphokinase, whose protein sequence is MDGKYSGIKIIAGNSNMALAQEIAEYLEVQLCNAEVVSFSDGEIGVNVFESVRGADVFVIQSTGTPVNENLMELLILIDSMKRASAGRINAVIPYYGYARQDRKAKSRDPITAKLVANLLTTAGADRVITMDLHSNQIQGFFDIPLDHLSGGALITEYYKEKKMGNMVVVSPDVGSVKRSRKLARNLNCPFAIIDKERPRPNETAVMNVIGDVKGKNCIMIDDMIDTAGTITSGANALLDLGANSVYAACSHGVFSGPAIQRIQDSAIEELVTLNTLCIPKEKQIEKIKILSTGTLFGRAIDYVHFGRSLSKLFVGRYV, encoded by the coding sequence ATGGATGGAAAGTATAGTGGAATTAAGATTATTGCTGGGAACTCAAATATGGCATTGGCACAGGAAATTGCCGAATATTTAGAAGTTCAGCTATGTAACGCTGAGGTGGTCTCCTTTAGTGACGGGGAAATCGGCGTCAACGTTTTTGAATCGGTTCGTGGTGCAGATGTTTTTGTAATCCAGTCCACCGGAACTCCGGTGAATGAAAATTTAATGGAATTACTGATTCTCATCGATTCCATGAAACGGGCTTCAGCAGGGCGAATTAATGCCGTAATCCCTTATTATGGTTATGCCAGACAGGATCGTAAGGCGAAATCCCGGGACCCCATCACAGCAAAACTGGTGGCCAATTTATTAACCACAGCCGGTGCTGACCGGGTCATCACAATGGATCTTCACTCCAACCAGATTCAGGGTTTCTTTGATATTCCTCTGGATCACTTATCAGGCGGTGCCCTGATCACTGAATATTACAAAGAGAAAAAAATGGGAAATATGGTCGTGGTTTCTCCGGATGTGGGTAGCGTCAAGCGATCCAGAAAACTGGCCAGAAACTTAAACTGTCCCTTTGCCATTATTGATAAGGAACGTCCCCGTCCCAATGAAACCGCGGTGATGAATGTTATCGGCGATGTTAAAGGGAAAAACTGTATCATGATCGATGATATGATTGATACCGCCGGAACCATTACCTCCGGGGCCAACGCTCTTCTTGATCTTGGTGCCAATTCGGTCTATGCCGCCTGTAGTCATGGGGTATTTTCCGGGCCGGCCATCCAGCGAATTCAGGATTCTGCGATTGAGGAATTGGTCACACTCAATACCCTGTGTATTCCCAAAGAAAAACAGATTGAAAAAATAAAAATTCTTTCCACTGGAACTCTTTTCGGACGGGCCATTGATTATGTCCATTTTGGTCGATCGCTGAGCAAGCTTTTTGTGGGAAGATACGTATAG
- a CDS encoding RNA-binding S4 domain-containing protein, with translation MRIDKFLKNARIIKRRTVGKDACDGGRISINDKLAKAGDQVKPGDIITIRYGDGEQKVEVLECLEHAPKDKAGEMYREL, from the coding sequence ATGAGAATTGATAAATTTTTAAAAAATGCCAGAATTATCAAACGTCGAACAGTGGGAAAAGACGCCTGTGATGGGGGTCGTATTTCCATTAATGACAAGCTCGCTAAAGCCGGGGATCAGGTGAAGCCTGGGGACATTATTACCATCCGTTATGGTGATGGAGAACAAAAGGTGGAGGTTCTTGAATGCCTGGAACATGCTCCTAAAGATAAAGCAGGAGAGATGTATCGGGAATTATAA
- a CDS encoding polysaccharide biosynthesis protein, which yields MTKRSSNYLKGASILVAAGILSRLLGLFFKIPLYQMVGSYGNGIYGNVTSIYNLLLMVSTVGFPVAISKMVSESIAKNEYATAHRVFKLSILILGILGTLSSLFLFFGAEWIIETASWTAESYPALVAIALAPLFISFVAAFRGFFQGFQIMTPTAVSQILEQFVRVFLGVFLCWVFVGQFGIGLGVGGAVFGATIGGLVAAILLAYLYRSFVTQNKRLLKTRTRKRQRSNRALLKRLVIISIPVTLTSALVAMFSTVDSFIYVSRLGVAGIDEITATMMFGDFTNAEQLINLPLLISGNLAVAMIPAISESFAMHDRKAMNQKILLAIRVILLVAFPSCIGLSVLSYGIFDLLFPGSPYGGFILCTFAYATIFMMLSNTFQSILQSIDRFRIPLINLGVAIIIRFITGWIFLSIPLFNIQGIVISSVITFIYLTAANYASVKRYTHIKVDFIHTALKPLVAAIVMGIAVFFTYKGIASLLGGFMGLMIAVFIGIFVYSFVLILIKGITEDEIKVLPGSRTLLRFFRRLERLVPGRKKHRIRHP from the coding sequence ATGACAAAGCGATCATCAAATTACTTAAAAGGTGCCAGTATTCTGGTCGCAGCCGGGATTTTATCGCGGTTGTTGGGCCTCTTTTTTAAGATTCCCCTATACCAGATGGTGGGCAGTTATGGGAATGGGATCTATGGGAATGTCACCAGCATCTACAATTTATTGCTGATGGTTTCCACGGTCGGCTTTCCGGTGGCGATCTCAAAAATGGTGTCCGAGAGTATCGCTAAAAATGAATATGCAACTGCCCATCGGGTCTTCAAACTATCAATTTTAATCTTGGGGATATTGGGAACCTTGTCCAGTCTGTTTTTATTTTTTGGCGCCGAATGGATTATTGAAACAGCCAGCTGGACGGCAGAAAGCTATCCGGCGCTGGTGGCCATTGCTCTGGCACCCTTGTTTATTTCCTTTGTAGCAGCCTTTCGGGGCTTTTTTCAGGGTTTTCAGATCATGACCCCGACAGCGGTTTCACAGATTCTGGAACAGTTTGTCCGGGTTTTTCTGGGCGTTTTTCTATGTTGGGTTTTTGTCGGTCAGTTTGGTATTGGTCTGGGGGTTGGTGGGGCGGTTTTTGGTGCCACGATCGGCGGTCTGGTGGCGGCTATTTTACTGGCCTATCTCTACCGTAGCTTCGTGACCCAAAATAAACGGCTGCTAAAAACGAGAACCCGAAAACGGCAGCGTTCCAACCGGGCACTGCTGAAACGACTGGTCATTATCTCAATTCCGGTTACCTTGACATCGGCTTTAGTAGCGATGTTTTCCACTGTAGACTCGTTTATTTACGTGTCGCGGCTGGGAGTGGCTGGTATTGATGAAATAACCGCCACGATGATGTTTGGCGACTTTACCAATGCCGAGCAACTCATTAATCTGCCTTTGCTCATCAGTGGTAATCTGGCGGTGGCGATGATCCCGGCGATTTCCGAGTCCTTTGCGATGCATGACCGGAAAGCCATGAATCAAAAGATCTTACTGGCAATACGGGTTATTTTGCTGGTGGCGTTTCCTTCCTGTATTGGCTTGTCGGTGTTATCCTATGGCATCTTTGATCTGCTCTTTCCAGGATCGCCTTATGGCGGATTTATTTTATGCACCTTTGCCTATGCGACGATTTTTATGATGCTATCCAACACCTTTCAGAGTATCCTCCAATCAATCGACCGGTTTCGCATCCCGCTTATTAATCTGGGTGTAGCGATTATTATCCGCTTTATCACCGGTTGGATATTTCTGTCGATTCCTCTTTTCAATATTCAGGGGATTGTCATTAGTAGTGTGATTACCTTTATTTATCTGACTGCGGCCAATTACGCGTCGGTTAAGCGTTACACCCACATTAAGGTTGATTTTATCCACACGGCCCTGAAACCGCTGGTGGCGGCTATCGTGATGGGGATTGCGGTATTCTTTACCTACAAGGGGATCGCTTCTTTGTTGGGGGGATTTATGGGCCTTATGATTGCAGTATTCATCGGTATCTTCGTTTACTCTTTTGTGCTGATCTTAATCAAGGGGATAACGGAAGATGAAATAAAAGTACTGCCGGGAAGCCGAACCTTATTACGTTTTTTTCGCCGGCTAGAGCGACTGGTTCCGGGCCGCAAAAAACATCGGATCAGGCACCCGTAA
- a CDS encoding HU family DNA-binding protein: MEEKMNKSELIAQMAEKSDLSKKDSEKALGAFLDTVVDALKNGDKVSLVGFGTFEVRERAARTGLNPRTKEPIEIAASKAPGFKAGKGFKDEVNK; encoded by the coding sequence ATGGAGGAAAAAATGAACAAATCAGAATTAATTGCCCAAATGGCAGAAAAATCGGATTTATCAAAAAAAGATTCAGAAAAAGCATTAGGTGCTTTTTTAGACACTGTGGTAGATGCCTTGAAAAATGGAGACAAGGTATCATTGGTAGGTTTTGGAACCTTTGAGGTTAGAGAACGTGCAGCACGTACAGGTCTTAACCCACGAACAAAAGAGCCCATCGAAATAGCGGCCTCTAAAGCCCCTGGCTTTAAAGCAGGCAAAGGCTTTAAGGATGAAGTAAATAAGTAA
- the mazG gene encoding nucleoside triphosphate pyrophosphohydrolase: MHQIDIVGLGPGSPGQITLETLQLLKDASPNFFRTAIHPVMDFIDKEAISYQSFDCYYEQEGSFLGVYDKIVKTLIDTAKKTERLVYAVPGNPLFGEKTVEKLIVAAKEEGIDYRIYPGVSFVDVALNSLEKDPIEGLKLIDAFDCVKNPPDPRIGTLVTQVYNQHMASELKLQLMEIYDPEKRVVLLINAGIPGQEKIIDICLYELDRVAAINHLTSLYIPAENKAYQGFLGTIEMMKTLKGEGGCSWDQSQTHESLRSYLLEESYEVLEAIDNQDWDNLAEELGDVLFQIIFHAEIASEAGRFNINQVISGINQKMIRRHPHVFSDKASSFNPDQIETNWDAIKRQEKGETGESLGLAAEMKKIPKALPALMEAYKVQKKAAKVGFDWKEPVAALEKIDEESLELRAALEENDAQKIAEELGDLLFSVVNVSRLLNLQPEMVLRKATEKFIDRFEKMEKVASQEKKSLSNYTFEQLDEAWNLYF; the protein is encoded by the coding sequence ATGCACCAAATAGATATTGTTGGTTTGGGCCCGGGCAGTCCGGGCCAGATTACATTAGAAACACTACAATTATTAAAAGACGCCAGTCCCAATTTTTTTCGCACGGCGATTCATCCAGTAATGGATTTTATTGACAAAGAAGCCATCAGTTATCAGAGTTTTGACTGCTATTATGAGCAGGAAGGCTCCTTTTTAGGGGTTTATGATAAAATTGTAAAGACGCTGATCGATACGGCAAAAAAAACCGAAAGGTTGGTTTATGCCGTTCCTGGAAACCCACTTTTTGGCGAAAAAACGGTTGAAAAACTAATCGTTGCGGCCAAAGAAGAAGGCATCGACTATCGGATTTATCCCGGTGTCAGCTTTGTTGATGTGGCCCTGAACAGTCTGGAAAAGGATCCCATTGAGGGGCTAAAACTTATCGACGCCTTTGATTGCGTCAAGAATCCGCCAGATCCCCGGATTGGGACCTTGGTGACTCAGGTCTATAACCAGCACATGGCTTCAGAGCTTAAGCTGCAATTAATGGAGATTTATGATCCCGAAAAAAGGGTAGTCCTGCTGATCAATGCCGGGATTCCCGGCCAGGAAAAAATAATCGATATCTGTCTCTATGAGCTGGATCGGGTAGCTGCCATCAATCACCTGACCAGTCTGTATATTCCCGCCGAAAACAAAGCTTATCAGGGGTTTTTGGGCACCATTGAGATGATGAAGACGCTAAAGGGCGAAGGTGGCTGTTCCTGGGATCAGAGTCAGACCCATGAAAGCCTGAGAAGTTATCTGCTGGAAGAGAGTTATGAGGTTTTAGAAGCCATCGATAATCAGGATTGGGATAACCTGGCTGAAGAATTGGGGGATGTCTTATTTCAGATTATCTTTCACGCTGAAATAGCCAGTGAGGCTGGCCGCTTTAATATCAACCAGGTGATTAGCGGGATCAATCAAAAAATGATCCGCCGTCATCCCCATGTTTTTAGTGATAAGGCCAGCAGCTTTAATCCGGATCAGATTGAAACCAACTGGGACGCGATCAAACGGCAAGAAAAGGGTGAGACGGGTGAAAGCCTTGGACTGGCAGCGGAAATGAAAAAAATACCCAAAGCACTGCCGGCGTTGATGGAAGCTTATAAGGTTCAGAAAAAGGCTGCTAAAGTTGGCTTTGACTGGAAGGAACCCGTTGCGGCCCTTGAAAAAATCGACGAGGAAAGCCTGGAATTAAGAGCGGCACTTGAAGAAAATGATGCCCAAAAGATTGCAGAAGAGTTGGGCGACCTGCTTTTTTCAGTGGTCAATGTGTCCCGACTACTCAACCTTCAGCCGGAAATGGTGTTAAGGAAGGCGACAGAAAAATTCATCGATCGGTTTGAAAAAATGGAGAAAGTTGCCAGTCAAGAGAAAAAATCCTTAAGTAACTATACTTTTGAGCAGTTAGATGAGGCCTGGAACCTATACTTTTGA